The genomic window gatggacacaggtcgggatggatggacagggggtgggatggatggatggacacaggcAGGACGGCCACGCACGGACCACCCACACCAGCTTCAACCCACATCCCGACCAGCAGGACACGGCCGGGGAAGGGAAAATCCCCTCCAAACCGGGAACCCTGGGGGTCTGCACCCACCCGGGGGCCCACCGCCACGCAGCCCCcccctccgtgcctcagtttccccccagggagaccacccccctccccggtgccgcATTACCTGCGCCTCGGGGAGACCCCGCAGGTAACAGCGTCGCCAGAGCCGGACGGAGGGTCCCGCCgcgcagggcagcagcagccccggggggggcgcggggggacgGTTGCCCCCCGGGCTGCCCCCCCGCTCACCCAGGCTCTCCAGGGAGGGGGCCAAGCGGGACAGGcgaggcggggggcggccgcTCCTCCAGGGAAAGGGTTGGGGGGACAACGTCCCCTTGGTCAGCACGAACACGgtcccggcccccggccccggccaggCGTCGGTGGGCtgggaaatgagggaaaaaaatagggatcagggaaaaaaagagtggtggtggggggagacGCCAGTGGGTGTCGGTGGGGtgggaaatggggagaaaaaatagggattagggaaaaaaagaggtgggggagaagCCAGTGGGTGCCGGTGGGGTGGGAAATGGGGAGAAAATATAgggattagggaaaaaaaagaggtggggagAAGTCAGTGGGTGTCAGtggggtgggaaatgggggggaaaaataGGGATTAGGGAAAaaagggtggtggggggggagaagCCAGTGGGTGTCGGTGGGCTGGGAAATGAGGGAGAAAATAGggattagggaaaaaaggagggggggaagccaGTGGGTGTTCATGGGGtgggaaatggggagaaaaaacagGGATTAGGGAAAAAAGAGGTGGTGGGGGAGAAGCCAGTGGGTGTTGGTGGGAtgggaaatggggagaaaaaataggGATTAGGGAAAaaagggtgggaggtgggggaagaagcCAGCGGAAAGGGGAATGGTGGGAAACTGTAGTTAGGGATGGGGCatcttttggagggggggggcacacgaCACCAGGAAGGGTTTTAACTCGCAGAGCACCCCGAttggaatgggggggggggtgtgtctcgTGCAGCAGATcccagactcctgggtcccctcccagAGGTCcagcccccccattccccccctccCGGCAAAAGCCAAACCCCGACTCACCCTGCCCGGGGTCTGGGGGTCCACGGTGTCGGGGGGTCTTGCGGTGTCGGGGCGTCCCGTTGGATTCCTGAACCGAGCCCGTTGCTGCCGGCTGTAGCGCAGCCCCCAGTCCCAGACGGGGGGGAGCCCGCTGGcagcgctgccccccccgcccggctGGGGGTCCCGCCAGCCGTTCACCGGCGTGTAGGTCtggctgggggggcggtgctgcggGGAGAAGGGGTGAAAGGGGAGCTTTtagcggggggtgtgtgtgtgtgtgtgtcaattTGGGGGTGCggacggggaaactgaggcacggagcagcGGGATGGGAGAGGATTCGCCTCCGTCCCCAAACCTGTCCCCAAATCTGATGCCTCTCGCTGGGAAGGGAACTGGGAGTGTCTCCCccctgtccgtccgtccccccccccaatttaccGGGGTGCCGCGGCCCCGCTGCCGCTGGCAGCTGAAGAGGAAGGTGCTGAAGTAAGGGGCGAAGCTGCTGTCGTGGAGGGCCAGGAGATAAGCCTCGGTGAAGCCGAAAGCCGCCGGGAATTGCCGCACCAGCTGCCAGGCGCAGTCCAGGAACAGCAGGAAAACgggggcctggggtgggggggggacgacacacacacaccccccaccttAACGTCACCCactgaggatggggacagggtggcgCAGGGTGcaaggtggtggggggggggggggtctgaccTCTTCTCGGGGGCTTTGGATGGGGGGGACACCTGAATGTCACCCACTGAGGATGGGGACGGGGTGGCGGGGGGTGCAAggtgaaaagggggggggggggatgtctgaCCTCTTCTCGGGGGGTGTCGCGACGGAGGAGCCCCAGTCGGTGGGGAAAGGGGTGTCCGGCGGCCACCCACTCCCGCTGCACCAGGCTCTGGAAGCCGGGAAGGGTGCGGGAATGGGGGTCCCCCAGGAGCTGCACCAGCGAGGCCAGAAGGCAGTTCAGGTCCCGGTCCGATGGCTCTGGGaaggcgggaagggggggggacacacagagacacacacggT from Numenius arquata unplaced genomic scaffold, bNumArq3.hap1.1 HAP1_SCAFFOLD_1612, whole genome shotgun sequence includes these protein-coding regions:
- the MTMR11 gene encoding myotubularin-related protein 11 yields the protein ICLRKAVEVASLLAGTRCSVLLQEPSDRDLNCLLASLVQLLGDPHSRTLPGFQSLVQREWVAAGHPFPHRLGLLRRDTPREEAPVFLLFLDCAWQLVRQFPAAFGFTEAYLLALHDSSFAPYFSTFLFSCQRQRGRGTPHRPPSQTYTPVNGWRDPQPGGGGSAASGLPPVWDWGLRYSRQQRARFRNPTGRPDTARPPDTVDPQTPGRPTDAWPGPGAGTVFVLTKGTLSPQPFPWRSGRPPPRLSRLAPSLESLGERGGSPGGNRPPAPPPGLLLPCAAGPSVRLWRRCYLRGLPEAQRGRFAPSPAGLAEELTLLQDRLSAWQAQGPSR